In Streptomyces sp. NBC_01426, one genomic interval encodes:
- a CDS encoding PP2C family protein-serine/threonine phosphatase gives MDRRDDSLTMLTGLLAAGHLMPMDLLPAKVAEHAARVGFRHVRIYVADMQERVLRMLPLPPEAGAEPTAGADDREIRIEGTLAGRAYQHGEIVRTAADPLHAQWWVPMLNGSERLGLLRLTPDGNGPPVRRDAEALASLIALLIVTKSDQSDAYARLVRTAPMNVAAEMQWHLIPPQTYADGRVVVAATMEPAYEISGDAFDYAMAGPVVHLSVFDAMGHDTAAGLAANLAVGACRNARRQGADLVGMSERVEEMLIEQFRRSIYVTGVLAELDTRTGVLTWVNRGHLPPLLIRGGRWAGQPACPPAHPMGTDLGLPVRTCREQLEPGDCLVLYTDGITEARRPGSTEFGLANFTDFLIRHHADGLPLPETLRRLVQAVMAHHDGRLQDDATVLLCEWFGPDAEPTRTAAARTGVVRS, from the coding sequence ATGGATCGGCGGGACGACAGCCTGACCATGCTGACCGGCCTCCTGGCTGCCGGTCACCTCATGCCGATGGACCTCCTGCCGGCCAAGGTCGCCGAACACGCGGCCCGGGTCGGCTTCCGTCACGTACGGATCTACGTCGCCGACATGCAGGAGCGCGTGCTCCGGATGCTGCCCCTCCCACCCGAGGCCGGGGCGGAGCCGACGGCCGGCGCGGACGACCGCGAGATCAGGATCGAGGGCACGCTCGCCGGGCGGGCCTACCAGCACGGCGAGATCGTGCGCACGGCGGCGGACCCGCTCCACGCCCAGTGGTGGGTGCCGATGCTCAACGGCAGCGAGCGACTCGGCCTGCTGCGCCTCACCCCGGACGGGAACGGCCCGCCGGTCCGCCGCGACGCCGAGGCCCTGGCCTCCCTCATCGCCCTGCTGATCGTCACCAAGAGCGACCAGAGCGACGCGTACGCGCGACTCGTGCGGACGGCTCCGATGAACGTGGCGGCCGAGATGCAGTGGCACCTGATCCCGCCGCAGACCTACGCGGACGGCCGGGTCGTCGTCGCCGCCACGATGGAACCCGCGTACGAGATCAGCGGGGACGCCTTCGACTACGCGATGGCGGGCCCGGTCGTACACCTGTCGGTGTTCGACGCCATGGGTCACGACACGGCGGCCGGACTGGCCGCGAACCTCGCCGTCGGAGCGTGCCGCAACGCCCGCCGGCAGGGTGCGGACCTCGTGGGCATGAGCGAGCGGGTGGAGGAGATGCTGATCGAGCAGTTCCGGCGCAGCATCTACGTGACGGGCGTCCTCGCCGAGCTGGACACCCGCACCGGAGTCCTGACCTGGGTCAACCGAGGGCATCTCCCGCCGCTCCTCATCAGGGGCGGCCGCTGGGCCGGCCAACCGGCCTGCCCACCCGCCCACCCCATGGGCACCGACCTGGGGCTGCCCGTCCGCACGTGCAGGGAGCAACTGGAGCCGGGGGACTGCCTCGTCCTCTACACCGACGGCATCACGGAGGCGCGACGGCCCGGCTCCACCGAGTTCGGCCTGGCGAACTTCACCGACTTCCTGATCCGCCACCACGCCGACGGGCTGCCCCTCCCGGAGACGTTGCGGCGCCTCGTCCAGGCGGTCATGGCCCACCACGACGGACGGCTCCAGGACGACGCGACCGTGCTGTTGTGCGAGTGGTTCGGCCCCGACGCCGAACCCACACGGACGGCGGCGGCGCGCACGGGCGTGGTCCGATCCTGA
- a CDS encoding DUF3618 domain-containing protein, producing the protein MSDDHTHADKDPATPDELREQIEATRDELGRTVEALAAKADVKARAQEKTAEVKAEAREKAAEVKSSAQDKAAELKARAHEKAVEVKAGAQQKVSAVVHAAQDRIPEPVAQKAASLTGAVEAGIRDVTPDRGRAEASRAAEVARRHPALVAAGCAVLAYGLVRRYRGRRGR; encoded by the coding sequence GAGTTGCGCGAGCAGATCGAGGCGACCCGCGACGAACTGGGCCGGACCGTGGAGGCGCTGGCCGCCAAGGCGGACGTCAAGGCCCGCGCCCAGGAGAAGACCGCCGAGGTCAAGGCCGAGGCCCGGGAGAAGGCGGCCGAGGTGAAGTCGAGCGCCCAGGACAAGGCCGCCGAGCTCAAGGCCCGCGCTCACGAGAAGGCCGTCGAGGTGAAGGCGGGCGCCCAGCAGAAGGTATCGGCCGTGGTCCACGCGGCGCAGGACAGGATCCCGGAGCCCGTGGCACAGAAGGCGGCGTCCCTGACCGGTGCCGTGGAAGCCGGGATCCGTGACGTCACCCCCGATCGGGGGCGTGCGGAGGCGAGCCGGGCGGCCGAGGTCGCGCGCCGCCACCCCGCGCTCGTGGCGGCCGGGTGCGCCGTCCTCGCGTACGGCCTGGTGCGCCGCTACCGGGGACGCCGGGGGAGGTGA
- a CDS encoding PRC-barrel domain-containing protein: MTENVWGYRETSGHLPDVDLTGFKVEATDGSIGKVDKHSDEVDSSYIVVDTGPWIFGKEVLLPAGTVSRIEVDERRIHIDRTKEQIKHAPEFIQDKHLQDADYHRQIGGYYNEPRVF, translated from the coding sequence ATGACTGAGAACGTATGGGGTTACCGCGAGACGTCCGGCCATCTGCCCGATGTCGATCTGACGGGCTTCAAGGTCGAGGCCACGGACGGCTCCATCGGCAAGGTCGACAAGCACTCCGACGAGGTCGACTCCTCGTACATCGTGGTCGACACCGGTCCGTGGATCTTCGGCAAGGAAGTGCTCCTTCCCGCCGGCACGGTCAGTCGGATCGAGGTGGACGAGCGGCGGATCCACATCGACCGGACGAAGGAGCAGATCAAGCACGCTCCCGAGTTCATCCAGGACAAGCACCTCCAGGACGCGGACTACCACCGTCAGATCGGCGGCTACTACAACGAGCCGCGCGTCTTCTGA
- a CDS encoding HEAT repeat domain-containing protein, with the protein MTTSADHLIDDALHRSDVEWLSDHLDARSCPPAVLGRLGRHADPRLRHLGLLLLSGRVTSTPPVADERETAELASLLPHFVVDPPEAALLQANLHAHLGPHLRGRPRPSWRTAGLPVRVRIAWLRAELLDDPTVLRHEVRCELLYQAVRETSITAAHRPEQLVAELVGSGDRVLRAEALRLAREGLHAGLLTPARVREHVLALLDTGVRGVGVHGSGITDPGTTDPGSSDPGSVDPTSPHPTSPDPSSSGGSCTAVVVAALRELGEPWAMLNPLPEGRLSVFLTSDPEATPVEVAEAALTAAARHGHRDVVWRVAGDPGGSPALRRRALELLGDLADRGDIRELTALAARDPLLLGAPAVACLRGLHRRGHFPADEDVPAIVGLALADHAITPDEVATILFTGRQATLRVLIDADDDPSRSRRLALLVALAGQGARELPVGEEITRVFATAGAPEPFLAAIRELRYTPAEDVVIALLPTAPAAALDTLEAIGGHRTVRALREGLGLPADEDAAQDGGGIGVIAPHLRAVRDRTLELLWHLTDARDRRRGLLVRLDPTDLPARIAADLGGPDEEELALLGSHLDPDEPLTALCRLAAHGGAGTLPALADLLLRVVGELAAFREPGGDVTRFEGETPNAEPIVPREAEHALTALGSRLYERRRIRPSCLLDAANAPDAGRALLADLVGELLDRPGLSDGEQSILLELLSRAPGPRVRARVHRLLRHRDRHVRKHALALLARDVTGDDAQALSATLIALTRAGDVQTVRRALLALGHARARWACTAIAACLAHPNMNVKKTAAQVLVRAGAPPAVADLLRVLGRHDNPGLRVALVEALRAILGGAYAATVLAAAEHCATDRARALLAQALDGALPARSILALSDQASPVAPALLALVACGRVRLSSGTREELAPALGRHGIASPAGPSSAPASDDATDFDVASLAAGRWNPAVALRVAERPEPPHADRLRELRPLLSDWLRLADSAPRAARAAVLRFTLRLCPAPWTDGELASYARSARLLADALTGGAGEDRPGLVAVLEAVAPLLTPASAAAVVDSVRALPPAAAHTPDRPTLTLLRRCGAVLVRADLDRALAVAGLGADPWRARTEVLREAFAVPSLPAGAWRTALEAAARTPAALADFRRRDLRDRRAVGDPHDLPDLDHLRDLRGVRDEDAPGSRERLSALIDVYAGAAPEVRDPLLDWMTSLQPLDAPPWTIGESAAGPRPAPGRGGVPRRVHADDLDQPRSAALRDRLLTMVDSPAPDRRNAAARALLGWPEPGIRLAVLRAALRGRTTVDVGADLARIMTTLDPAELRADEVPPENVLRVASRLAPPDLVPLLPLLSHWWEHGPPAVHQAAEVELRRVPVDVLAHGLGARLDAGAPGFVGLIAGRAVLRTPALTRACRRLRAEGREDLADRILLVDGPLRGPEAVRRDAAALASLRERARASAPTSSRRPTRQELSDLARTGTPDGIRRVLTRLVEEHRGPDPDPVVRELIGELLHHAKPGVRLHAHRTSRAVLDRRSHLLHTQVLLHDPQPDVVRMAVRSLSRAAWEPAIPALVGLLDHARPEVRRTAADGLARLGTPAVPALRRAADHARPDRRTRYTDVLGRIAADTGTGTDIA; encoded by the coding sequence ATGACGACTTCGGCGGACCACCTCATCGACGACGCGCTGCACCGGTCGGACGTGGAGTGGCTGTCCGACCACCTCGACGCCCGGTCCTGCCCGCCGGCCGTCCTGGGACGCCTCGGCCGGCACGCGGACCCGCGCCTGCGCCATCTGGGCCTGCTCCTGCTGAGCGGACGGGTCACCTCGACCCCGCCGGTGGCGGACGAGCGGGAGACGGCCGAACTGGCTTCTTTGCTCCCCCATTTCGTGGTGGATCCGCCCGAGGCCGCTCTCCTCCAGGCGAACCTTCACGCCCACCTGGGACCCCACCTGCGGGGCCGGCCTCGACCTTCGTGGCGTACGGCCGGCCTGCCGGTGCGGGTACGGATCGCCTGGCTGCGCGCCGAACTCCTCGACGACCCGACGGTGCTTCGACACGAGGTCCGGTGTGAACTCCTCTACCAGGCGGTCCGGGAGACGAGCATCACCGCCGCGCACCGGCCGGAGCAGCTGGTGGCCGAGCTCGTGGGAAGCGGGGATCGGGTGCTGCGCGCCGAGGCCTTGCGGCTGGCCCGCGAGGGCCTGCACGCGGGGCTGTTGACCCCCGCGCGCGTCCGCGAACACGTCCTCGCCCTGCTGGACACCGGGGTGCGGGGCGTCGGAGTACATGGCTCCGGCATCACGGACCCCGGCACCACGGACCCCGGCTCATCGGACCCCGGCTCGGTGGATCCCACCTCGCCGCATCCCACTTCACCGGATCCTTCTTCATCGGGCGGCTCGTGTACCGCTGTCGTGGTGGCCGCGCTGCGTGAACTCGGCGAGCCGTGGGCGATGTTGAATCCGCTGCCGGAAGGACGGCTGTCCGTCTTCCTCACCTCCGATCCGGAAGCCACCCCGGTCGAGGTCGCCGAGGCCGCGCTCACGGCTGCCGCCCGCCACGGCCACCGGGACGTGGTGTGGCGCGTCGCCGGCGATCCCGGTGGGTCGCCCGCGCTGCGTCGCCGCGCGCTCGAACTCCTCGGGGACCTGGCCGACCGCGGTGACATCCGGGAACTGACCGCGCTCGCCGCCCGGGACCCGCTGTTGCTCGGCGCCCCCGCGGTGGCCTGCCTGCGCGGGCTCCACCGGCGCGGCCACTTCCCGGCCGACGAGGACGTACCGGCCATCGTCGGTCTGGCGCTGGCCGACCATGCGATCACGCCGGACGAGGTCGCCACGATCCTCTTCACCGGCCGGCAGGCGACCCTCCGGGTGCTGATCGACGCCGACGACGATCCGAGCCGGTCGAGGCGGCTCGCCCTGCTGGTCGCGCTGGCCGGGCAGGGGGCGCGGGAGCTTCCCGTCGGGGAGGAGATCACCCGGGTGTTCGCGACGGCCGGCGCACCCGAACCGTTCCTCGCCGCGATCCGTGAACTGCGGTACACGCCGGCCGAGGACGTGGTCATCGCGCTCCTGCCCACGGCCCCCGCGGCGGCCCTCGACACGTTGGAGGCCATCGGCGGGCACCGTACGGTGCGGGCGCTGCGGGAGGGGCTCGGGCTGCCCGCCGACGAGGACGCCGCACAGGACGGTGGGGGTATTGGTGTCATCGCGCCCCACCTGCGCGCGGTGCGCGACCGGACGCTGGAACTGCTGTGGCATCTGACCGACGCCCGGGACCGGCGGCGCGGGCTCCTCGTCCGCCTCGACCCCACCGATCTGCCGGCGCGCATCGCGGCCGATCTGGGCGGCCCCGACGAGGAGGAGCTGGCCCTCCTCGGATCCCATCTGGACCCGGACGAACCGTTGACGGCGCTGTGCCGGCTCGCCGCCCACGGCGGGGCGGGCACCCTGCCCGCCCTCGCGGACCTGCTGCTGCGCGTCGTGGGCGAGTTGGCGGCGTTCCGGGAGCCGGGGGGCGACGTCACACGGTTCGAGGGCGAGACGCCGAACGCCGAACCGATCGTTCCCCGGGAAGCCGAGCACGCGCTGACCGCCCTGGGCTCCCGCCTGTACGAGCGGCGCCGGATCCGGCCCTCGTGCCTGCTCGACGCCGCGAACGCGCCGGATGCGGGCAGGGCGCTGCTCGCGGATCTGGTGGGGGAGCTGTTGGACCGGCCCGGGCTGTCGGACGGTGAACAGTCCATCCTCCTCGAACTGTTGTCGCGGGCTCCCGGTCCCCGCGTTCGCGCCCGGGTGCACCGCCTGCTGCGTCACCGTGACCGGCACGTGCGCAAGCACGCGCTCGCGCTGCTCGCCCGCGATGTCACGGGGGACGACGCGCAGGCCCTGTCGGCCACGTTGATCGCGCTGACCCGCGCCGGGGACGTGCAGACCGTCCGGAGGGCGCTGCTCGCCCTCGGTCACGCGCGGGCCCGCTGGGCCTGTACGGCGATCGCCGCGTGTCTTGCCCATCCGAACATGAACGTCAAGAAGACGGCCGCCCAGGTCCTGGTGCGCGCGGGCGCGCCCCCGGCGGTTGCGGACCTGCTCCGCGTGCTGGGTCGGCACGACAATCCGGGGCTCCGCGTCGCGCTCGTCGAGGCGCTGCGGGCGATCCTCGGCGGCGCGTACGCGGCCACCGTCCTCGCCGCGGCGGAGCACTGCGCGACGGATCGCGCCCGGGCCCTGCTGGCGCAGGCTCTGGACGGCGCCCTGCCGGCGCGGTCGATCCTCGCCCTGTCCGACCAGGCGTCACCGGTCGCGCCGGCGCTGCTCGCCTTGGTGGCGTGCGGGCGGGTCCGTCTGTCGTCCGGTACGCGGGAGGAGTTGGCGCCGGCGCTGGGCCGGCACGGCATCGCCTCCCCGGCCGGGCCGTCGTCGGCGCCGGCGTCGGACGACGCAACGGACTTCGACGTGGCGTCGCTGGCGGCGGGTCGTTGGAATCCCGCCGTCGCGCTGCGCGTCGCCGAGCGCCCCGAGCCCCCGCACGCCGACCGGCTGCGCGAGCTGCGGCCCCTGCTCTCGGACTGGCTCCGCCTGGCCGACTCCGCGCCGCGGGCGGCCCGCGCGGCCGTGTTGCGGTTCACCCTGCGGCTCTGCCCCGCACCTTGGACGGACGGGGAGCTCGCCTCCTACGCGCGGTCCGCCCGGCTCCTGGCCGACGCCCTGACCGGCGGGGCGGGCGAGGACCGCCCGGGCCTCGTCGCGGTGCTCGAAGCGGTCGCGCCGCTGCTCACGCCGGCGTCGGCGGCGGCCGTCGTCGACTCCGTACGCGCCCTGCCTCCCGCGGCCGCGCACACGCCCGACCGGCCCACGCTGACGCTGTTGCGGCGCTGCGGCGCGGTGTTGGTGCGCGCGGACCTCGATCGTGCGCTGGCGGTGGCCGGCCTCGGCGCCGACCCCTGGCGGGCCCGGACCGAGGTGCTGCGCGAGGCGTTCGCCGTACCGTCCCTGCCCGCGGGAGCCTGGCGGACCGCCTTGGAGGCGGCGGCGCGGACACCGGCCGCGCTCGCGGACTTCCGCCGCCGCGACCTCCGTGACCGTCGTGCCGTCGGCGACCCCCACGACCTCCCCGACCTCGACCACCTTCGTGACCTTCGCGGCGTGCGCGACGAGGACGCGCCCGGCTCCCGGGAGCGGTTGTCCGCGCTGATCGACGTCTACGCCGGCGCCGCTCCCGAGGTCCGTGACCCCCTGCTCGACTGGATGACGTCCCTCCAGCCCCTGGACGCACCTCCCTGGACGATCGGTGAGAGCGCCGCCGGCCCACGGCCGGCGCCGGGGCGTGGGGGCGTACCGCGCCGCGTGCACGCCGACGACCTCGACCAGCCGCGCTCGGCGGCACTGCGCGACCGCCTGCTGACGATGGTGGACTCCCCCGCCCCGGACCGCCGGAACGCCGCCGCCCGGGCCCTGCTGGGCTGGCCCGAGCCGGGGATCCGGCTCGCCGTGCTCCGGGCGGCCCTGCGCGGCCGGACGACGGTCGATGTCGGGGCCGATCTGGCCCGGATCATGACCACGCTCGACCCGGCGGAGCTGCGGGCCGACGAGGTTCCGCCCGAGAACGTGCTGCGCGTGGCCTCACGGCTCGCGCCACCCGACCTCGTACCGCTGCTTCCGCTGTTGTCGCACTGGTGGGAGCACGGGCCGCCCGCCGTCCACCAGGCCGCCGAGGTCGAGTTGCGCAGGGTTCCGGTCGACGTGCTCGCCCACGGTCTCGGCGCACGTCTCGACGCGGGCGCCCCGGGGTTCGTGGGCCTGATCGCCGGCCGGGCGGTGCTGCGGACTCCCGCCCTGACGCGTGCCTGCCGGCGGCTCCGCGCCGAGGGACGCGAGGACCTCGCGGATCGGATCCTGCTGGTCGACGGCCCGTTGCGCGGCCCCGAGGCCGTACGTCGGGACGCGGCCGCACTGGCCTCGCTCCGCGAGCGCGCCCGGGCGTCGGCCCCGACCTCCTCGCGCCGTCCGACCCGGCAGGAGCTGTCGGACCTGGCCCGTACCGGGACTCCCGACGGGATCCGCCGGGTCCTGACCCGTCTGGTCGAGGAGCACCGGGGTCCTGATCCGGATCCCGTGGTGCGGGAGTTGATCGGCGAGTTGCTGCACCACGCCAAGCCGGGGGTCCGCCTGCACGCGCACCGGACCTCCCGGGCGGTGCTGGACCGGCGGAGCCACCTTCTTCACACGCAGGTCCTGCTGCACGACCCCCAGCCGGACGTGGTCCGCATGGCGGTCCGGAGCCTGTCCCGAGCGGCCTGGGAACCGGCGATCCCCGCCCTGGTCGGCCTGCTCGACCACGCGCGTCCCGAGGTCCGCCGGACCGCGGCCGACGGGCTCGCGCGGCTGGGCACTCCGGCGGTCCCCGCGCTCAGGCGCGCCGCCGACCACGCCCGCCCGGACCGGCGGACGCGCTACACGGACGTGCTGGGCCGCATCGCGGCCGACACCGGGACCGGGACCGACATCGCGTAG
- the corA gene encoding magnesium/cobalt transporter CorA has protein sequence MECVVYEERSGRSETVECGLEDEACRTALKRLHGLDDGEFGWIRLVDPDESELVQLAEELGLHPLAVEDAVQAHQRPKRERFDDVLAVAIKTLWYVEDETAVETGEMMMFVGPRYVLTVRHGAVDPTAEAARRLDADATMLRFGPLSVLHAVLDVVVDAYSDAAVKVRNALNRLEDQVFSSARVDHTEGIYSLKREVREFRDAVQPLVPVLNGLLSGPGEERHAPKAEPYFRDVADHLHRTDTEVRTLDELLNSVLDAQQARVGTWQNDDMRRISAWAAIFAIPTMVAGVYGMNFEHMPELSWTYGYPLAVGLMALASGALYRAFRRNGWL, from the coding sequence ATGGAATGCGTGGTGTACGAGGAACGGTCGGGCAGGTCGGAGACGGTCGAGTGCGGCCTTGAGGACGAGGCGTGCCGCACCGCCCTGAAGCGGCTGCACGGCCTGGACGACGGCGAGTTCGGATGGATCCGGCTCGTCGACCCCGACGAGTCCGAGCTGGTGCAGTTGGCCGAGGAACTGGGTCTGCACCCGCTCGCCGTCGAGGACGCGGTGCAGGCGCACCAGCGTCCGAAGCGCGAGCGGTTCGACGACGTGCTGGCGGTGGCGATCAAGACGCTGTGGTACGTCGAGGACGAGACCGCGGTGGAGACCGGCGAGATGATGATGTTCGTGGGCCCCCGCTACGTCCTCACCGTCCGCCACGGCGCCGTCGATCCGACGGCCGAGGCGGCCCGCCGGCTCGACGCCGATGCGACCATGCTGCGCTTCGGTCCACTGTCGGTGCTGCACGCCGTGTTGGACGTCGTCGTCGACGCCTACAGCGACGCAGCGGTCAAGGTGCGAAACGCGCTCAACCGGTTGGAGGACCAGGTGTTCTCGTCCGCTCGCGTCGATCACACCGAGGGCATCTACTCGCTCAAGCGGGAAGTGCGCGAGTTCCGTGACGCCGTACAGCCGCTGGTGCCGGTCCTGAACGGTCTCCTGAGCGGGCCGGGCGAGGAGCGGCACGCGCCGAAGGCGGAACCCTACTTCCGCGACGTGGCCGACCACCTGCACCGCACCGACACCGAGGTACGCACTCTCGACGAGTTGCTGAACTCGGTGCTCGACGCCCAGCAGGCCCGGGTGGGCACCTGGCAGAACGACGACATGCGGCGCATCTCGGCGTGGGCGGCGATCTTCGCCATCCCCACCATGGTCGCGGGCGTGTACGGAATGAACTTCGAGCACATGCCGGAACTCAGCTGGACCTACGGCTATCCCCTCGCCGTGGGACTGATGGCACTGGCATCGGGAGCGCTGTACCGGGCCTTCCGCCGCAACGGTTGGCTGTAG
- a CDS encoding cation diffusion facilitator family transporter, translating to MTRSAGTASERDGETRITVWVALGANLVICVAKGVGGVIAGSPALLSEAAHSVADSLNEVFLLASVKRSRRPADKRHPFGYGKERFFWSLLAAVGIFVTGGCFSVFQGIEAFRSGGSESHKGYVIGLIVLFAALLAEGASLVRAVRQVRGEARKAGRSTTEEIRQVRDPALRTVLAEDSTACAGVVLAMIGMALHMVTGEVAYEAWASILIGVLLVYVAYTLGKGARAQLIGEAADPAMQSEVRALLRRQPEIDSVTALLTMQLGPDSVLLAAGIDLTAGYDSETVEDAMVRIRDELKARWPELDQVFLDVTDAAAARRAAEREEAEHPAA from the coding sequence ATGACGCGGTCCGCCGGGACGGCGAGCGAACGCGACGGCGAAACCCGCATCACGGTGTGGGTGGCCCTCGGCGCGAACCTGGTCATCTGCGTGGCCAAGGGCGTCGGCGGCGTCATCGCCGGCTCCCCGGCCCTGCTGTCCGAGGCGGCGCACTCCGTGGCCGACAGCCTCAACGAGGTCTTCCTGCTCGCGTCGGTCAAACGCAGCAGGCGCCCGGCGGACAAACGCCACCCCTTCGGCTACGGCAAGGAACGCTTCTTCTGGTCCCTGCTCGCGGCCGTGGGCATCTTCGTCACCGGCGGCTGCTTCTCGGTCTTCCAGGGCATCGAGGCCTTCCGTTCCGGCGGCTCCGAATCGCACAAGGGCTACGTCATCGGCCTGATCGTGCTCTTCGCGGCGCTGCTCGCCGAAGGTGCCTCGCTCGTCCGCGCCGTACGCCAGGTGCGCGGCGAGGCCCGTAAGGCCGGGCGCAGCACCACCGAGGAGATCCGCCAGGTACGGGATCCGGCCCTGCGCACCGTCCTGGCCGAGGACAGCACGGCCTGCGCCGGCGTCGTCCTCGCCATGATCGGCATGGCACTCCACATGGTGACCGGTGAGGTGGCGTACGAGGCGTGGGCCTCCATCCTGATCGGTGTGCTGCTCGTCTACGTGGCCTACACCCTGGGCAAGGGAGCCCGGGCCCAACTGATCGGCGAGGCCGCCGATCCCGCCATGCAGAGCGAGGTACGGGCCCTGCTGCGGCGCCAGCCCGAGATCGACTCCGTCACGGCGCTGCTCACCATGCAGCTCGGGCCGGATTCGGTACTGCTGGCCGCCGGCATCGACCTGACCGCCGGCTATGACAGCGAGACCGTCGAGGACGCGATGGTTCGCATCCGGGACGAGCTGAAGGCACGCTGGCCCGAGCTGGACCAGGTGTTCCTCGACGTCACCGACGCCGCGGCGGCCCGCCGCGCGGCCGAGCGCGAGGAAGCCGAACACCCGGCGGCGTGA
- a CDS encoding type 1 glutamine amidotransferase domain-containing protein, producing MRIAFLTAPEGVEEVELTEPWKAALQAGWNPQLVSTEPGQVQAFDHLDKAGKFTVDHVLAGDTSDAFDALVLPGGVANPDALRTNERAVGFIRSFFDAGKPVAAICHAPWTLVEAEVVRGRTLTSWPSLATDIRNAGGTWVDEEVHVCHAAPGTLVTSRKPDDLDAFCAAFVKEFAA from the coding sequence GTGCGCATCGCATTCCTGACCGCGCCCGAGGGCGTCGAGGAAGTCGAACTGACCGAGCCGTGGAAGGCCGCGCTGCAAGCCGGCTGGAACCCCCAACTCGTCTCGACGGAACCGGGACAGGTACAGGCCTTCGACCACCTCGACAAGGCCGGCAAGTTCACCGTGGACCACGTGCTCGCGGGTGACACCTCGGACGCCTTCGACGCGCTCGTGCTGCCCGGCGGCGTCGCCAACCCGGACGCGCTGCGGACCAACGAGCGCGCCGTCGGGTTCATCCGGAGCTTCTTCGACGCGGGCAAGCCCGTCGCCGCGATCTGCCACGCCCCCTGGACGTTGGTGGAGGCCGAGGTCGTACGCGGCCGCACCCTGACCTCGTGGCCCAGTCTCGCCACCGACATCCGCAACGCCGGCGGCACCTGGGTGGACGAGGAGGTCCACGTCTGCCACGCCGCCCCCGGCACGCTGGTGACCAGCCGCAAGCCCGACGACCTGGACGCCTTCTGCGCCGCCTTCGTCAAGGAGTTCGCCGCCTGA
- a CDS encoding response regulator transcription factor has protein sequence MLDSTLAAPARDLPSLTPREREVLAHLAQGDTYRMIARRMGLSPHTVDTYLRRLRSKTGAVNRTQLTHLAFQLGY, from the coding sequence ATGCTCGACAGCACACTCGCCGCCCCCGCACGGGACCTGCCCAGCCTGACCCCCCGGGAACGGGAGGTCCTGGCCCACCTCGCGCAGGGCGACACGTACCGGATGATCGCCCGGCGGATGGGCTTGAGCCCGCACACGGTCGACACCTACCTGCGGCGCCTGCGCAGCAAGACCGGCGCGGTGAACCGCACGCAGCTCACCCACCTCGCCTTCCAACTGGGCTACTGA